Proteins from a genomic interval of Crassostrea angulata isolate pt1a10 unplaced genomic scaffold, ASM2561291v2 HiC_scaffold_256, whole genome shotgun sequence:
- the LOC128169904 gene encoding uncharacterized protein LOC128169904: MQSFEKDEKSNGNVQFVLKESTRYARGQYAIKLSYYNGKVYLHLQDNNNGKQVSLPDDIFDTMNNLFFTINKAVDEIKKSNQGPPSPELVS; the protein is encoded by the exons ATGCAGTCATTTGAAAAAGACGAAAAGAGCAACGGGAATGTACAGTTTGTGCTGAAAGAGTCTACAAGATACGCCAGAGGACAGTATGCCATCAAACTGTCCTACTACAATGGGAAGGTGTATTTGCATTTGCAGG ACAACAACAACGGTAAACAGGTGTCACTCCCAGACGACATTTTTGACACTATGAACAATCTATTCTTCACAATAAATAAAGCGGTGGATGAAATCAAGAAGTCCAATCAAGGACCACCTAGCCCGGAACTGGTAAGTTAG